A genomic window from Halorubrum trapanicum includes:
- a CDS encoding FAD-dependent oxidoreductase — protein MSGAAGREADTARTAERDVVVVGCGPAGCAAAVFAARDGLDVAVFDRGRSSLAQCAHLENYPGFPAGIDAGTLAELMREQAERAGCAVVEDLVESVERAEGDAGDPGSSGDDPETERFVVTPQSGDPVTARRVVAATRYDGEYLRGLDDDDAMFEVHDHGGETHEHFDREYADRDGETPVDGLYIASPSDADRQAITAAGRGARVGKRVVADARVADGWWREAAEGVDWVRREAELDGEWADRDRWVEWFDAEHADGPVDPDSERFARVREAAVDDALAAYVDADEERARAAAGHRALAEHLDPEAVVEAHGADALLDAMDDEAVAAYAGGEGSNSTRAEEGAR, from the coding sequence ATGAGCGGCGCTGCCGGGCGCGAGGCGGACACCGCCCGGACGGCCGAGCGCGACGTCGTCGTGGTCGGCTGTGGTCCGGCCGGCTGCGCCGCCGCGGTGTTCGCCGCGCGCGACGGCCTCGACGTCGCCGTCTTCGACCGCGGGCGGTCGTCGCTCGCGCAGTGCGCGCACCTGGAGAACTACCCTGGGTTCCCGGCCGGCATCGACGCCGGGACGCTCGCCGAACTCATGCGCGAGCAGGCCGAGCGGGCGGGCTGTGCGGTCGTCGAGGACCTCGTCGAGTCCGTCGAGCGCGCGGAGGGCGACGCCGGCGACCCCGGCAGTTCCGGCGACGACCCCGAAACCGAGCGCTTCGTCGTCACCCCGCAGTCTGGCGATCCGGTCACCGCCCGCCGGGTGGTCGCGGCGACGCGCTACGACGGCGAGTACCTCCGCGGGCTCGACGACGACGACGCGATGTTCGAGGTCCACGATCACGGCGGCGAGACGCACGAACACTTCGACCGGGAGTACGCCGACCGCGACGGCGAGACGCCCGTCGACGGGCTGTACATCGCGTCCCCGTCGGACGCCGACCGACAGGCGATCACGGCCGCGGGGCGCGGCGCGCGGGTCGGTAAGCGGGTCGTCGCCGACGCCCGGGTCGCCGACGGCTGGTGGCGCGAGGCGGCCGAGGGGGTCGACTGGGTCCGTCGCGAGGCGGAACTCGACGGCGAGTGGGCCGACCGCGACCGCTGGGTCGAGTGGTTCGACGCGGAACACGCCGACGGCCCGGTCGACCCCGACTCGGAGCGGTTCGCGCGCGTTCGCGAGGCCGCGGTCGACGACGCGCTGGCGGCGTACGTCGACGCCGACGAGGAGCGGGCCCGCGCCGCCGCCGGCCACCGCGCGCTCGCCGAACACCTCGACCCCGAAGCGGTCGTGGAGGCGCACGGGGCCGACGCGCTGCTCGACGCGATGGACGACGAGGCGGTCGCGGCGTACGCGGGCGGTGAGGGGTCGAACTCCACGCGAGCCGAGGAGGGAGCGCGATGA
- a CDS encoding ABC transporter ATP-binding protein, whose product MTAIDTTGLTKRYENTLAVNDLNLSIPGGVVYGFLGPNGAGKTTTMRMLTGLTRPSSGTGSVSGISITDRDALRTHIGYLPEEPPLYEQATAYEQLEYAAGLRDLPEEATRERIDGLLDELDLTADADTRIADYSKGMRQKTAYIQAILHKPDVVFLDEPTSGLDPRAARTLREMITDLADAGTTVFLSTHILPVVEEIADTVGILYDGELVAEGSPADLERRAETGETRSLEDAFLELTTDEFGGAGESDGEASAADTTNQSVVEENTDG is encoded by the coding sequence ATGACTGCCATCGACACCACCGGGCTGACGAAGCGCTACGAAAATACACTCGCCGTCAACGATCTCAACCTCTCGATTCCGGGGGGAGTCGTCTACGGCTTCCTCGGCCCCAACGGCGCGGGGAAAACCACAACGATGCGAATGCTGACCGGGCTCACGCGGCCGAGCAGTGGCACCGGCTCCGTCTCCGGCATCTCGATCACAGATCGGGACGCCCTTCGCACGCACATCGGGTACCTACCCGAGGAACCACCGCTGTACGAACAAGCGACCGCCTACGAACAACTCGAATACGCCGCCGGCCTCCGCGATCTCCCTGAGGAAGCGACACGAGAACGAATTGACGGACTCCTCGACGAACTCGATCTCACGGCAGACGCCGACACACGGATTGCGGACTACTCTAAAGGAATGCGCCAGAAGACCGCCTACATTCAGGCTATCCTCCATAAGCCCGACGTCGTCTTCCTCGACGAACCCACGTCCGGACTGGACCCACGCGCTGCGCGGACGCTCCGGGAGATGATTACGGACCTCGCCGACGCGGGGACGACCGTCTTCCTCTCGACGCACATTCTCCCTGTCGTCGAGGAGATTGCCGACACCGTGGGGATCCTCTACGACGGTGAGTTAGTCGCTGAAGGGTCACCTGCTGACCTCGAACGCCGCGCGGAGACCGGCGAGACGCGCTCGCTGGAAGATGCCTTCCTCGAACTCACGACCGACGAGTTCGGTGGCGCAGGAGAGTCGGACGGTGAGGCCAGCGCCGCCGACACCACTAACCAAAGCGTCGTTGAGGAGAACACCGATGGCTGA
- a CDS encoding ABC transporter ATP-binding protein has product MSIFRANATESEESSGATEPAADGPGDAAEPSGADGADAPGGPAADASDLDAEDLVLGYPTASEPVIDGESIAAEPGAVTALVGPNGSGKSTLLKGLANQISPEDGSVLLDGRDVHSMDTKALAKKLGLLSQESTSPDSITVEELVYHGRYPHRGFFERTTDEDARAVERAIELAGCGHLRDREVGSLSGGQKQLAWIALVLAQDTDVLLLDEPTTFLDLHHQMEVMEIVETLRDESDVTVVVVLHDIEQAARLADRVIALADGEIRASGPPEEVVTEELLSEVFRVDAEVVDTDRGPRVTPLRARHEE; this is encoded by the coding sequence ATGTCTATCTTCCGCGCGAACGCGACCGAGTCGGAGGAATCGAGCGGCGCGACCGAACCGGCGGCGGACGGCCCGGGCGACGCGGCCGAACCGAGCGGCGCGGACGGGGCGGACGCCCCGGGCGGCCCGGCGGCCGACGCGAGCGACCTCGACGCCGAGGACCTCGTGTTGGGCTATCCGACGGCCTCCGAACCGGTGATCGACGGCGAGTCGATCGCGGCCGAGCCGGGCGCGGTGACCGCGCTCGTCGGGCCGAACGGCTCCGGGAAGAGCACCCTGCTGAAGGGACTCGCGAACCAGATCTCTCCCGAGGACGGCTCGGTGCTGCTCGACGGGCGCGACGTTCACTCGATGGACACGAAGGCGCTCGCGAAGAAGCTCGGGCTGCTCTCACAGGAGAGCACGTCGCCGGACAGCATCACCGTCGAAGAGTTGGTGTACCACGGCCGCTACCCGCACCGCGGGTTCTTCGAGCGGACGACCGACGAGGACGCCCGCGCGGTCGAGCGCGCGATCGAGCTGGCGGGCTGCGGTCACCTGCGGGACCGCGAGGTCGGGAGCCTGAGCGGCGGACAGAAGCAGCTGGCGTGGATCGCATTGGTCTTAGCGCAGGACACCGACGTGCTCCTCTTGGACGAGCCGACGACGTTCCTCGATTTACACCACCAGATGGAGGTGATGGAGATCGTCGAGACGCTGCGCGACGAGAGCGACGTGACCGTCGTCGTCGTGCTCCACGACATCGAGCAGGCCGCGCGGCTCGCCGACCGCGTGATCGCGCTCGCGGACGGCGAGATACGGGCCAGCGGCCCGCCCGAGGAGGTCGTCACCGAGGAGCTGCTCTCCGAGGTGTTCCGCGTCGACGCCGAGGTCGTGGACACCGATCGCGGCCCGCGAGTGACGCCGCTCCGCGCGCGCCACGAGGAGTAG
- a CDS encoding ABC transporter substrate-binding protein, whose protein sequence is MGSDADRLAGTRRDAIRYVGAVAGAGLLAGCSGREAAPSESEDGNGSADGGSGGDSSDGDANADSYTAAMAPVGEVTFDSVPEDVLVYSLLYADLAVALGHGDAVNSLGFDADAGGNTLDAYYAALDGVSFDREGLTQLNTGSSGGISVDRELLYELDSDLHLADPCLFASFDGWDADDVDEVRDRIGPWFGNVYSRRHSEPPESCRDEYEYYALPEIGERVAAAFREEERFAALDAVREDLVETVRSDLPPESERPTVAALIYMDGTYYPSRTDEPGFANAHVRPFEVPDAFAAEEVTYETAYGHEQLLEVDPDVILHQYGIASYYDVGAIREELSAHPVAGELAAIANDRFYPSGDPVQGPIMNLFQLEMTAKQLFPDRFGEWPGYEQGDDYPQIPADERLFDRDAVASIVAGGAE, encoded by the coding sequence ATGGGATCAGACGCGGACCGACTCGCCGGCACGCGACGCGACGCGATCAGGTACGTCGGCGCCGTCGCCGGCGCGGGACTGCTCGCCGGGTGTAGCGGGAGGGAGGCGGCGCCGAGCGAGTCCGAGGACGGGAACGGATCCGCGGACGGCGGCTCCGGCGGCGACTCGTCGGACGGGGACGCGAACGCGGACTCGTACACGGCCGCGATGGCGCCGGTCGGCGAGGTGACGTTCGACTCGGTCCCGGAGGACGTGCTGGTGTACAGCCTGCTGTACGCCGACCTCGCGGTGGCGCTCGGCCACGGCGACGCGGTCAACTCGCTCGGGTTCGACGCCGACGCCGGCGGGAACACGCTCGACGCCTACTACGCGGCCCTTGACGGCGTCTCCTTCGACCGCGAGGGACTCACGCAGCTCAACACCGGATCGAGCGGCGGAATCTCCGTCGACCGCGAGCTCCTCTACGAGCTCGACTCCGACCTCCACCTCGCCGACCCCTGCCTGTTCGCCTCCTTCGACGGGTGGGACGCGGACGACGTCGACGAGGTCCGCGACAGGATCGGCCCGTGGTTCGGGAACGTCTACAGCCGGCGGCACTCCGAGCCCCCCGAGTCCTGCCGCGACGAGTACGAGTACTACGCTCTCCCCGAGATCGGCGAGCGCGTCGCCGCCGCGTTCCGCGAGGAGGAGCGGTTCGCCGCGCTCGACGCGGTCCGCGAGGACCTGGTCGAGACGGTCCGGAGCGACCTCCCGCCGGAGTCGGAGCGCCCGACGGTCGCCGCGCTCATCTACATGGACGGCACCTACTACCCCTCCCGGACCGACGAGCCGGGATTCGCGAACGCGCACGTGCGCCCCTTCGAGGTTCCGGACGCGTTCGCCGCCGAGGAGGTCACCTACGAGACCGCCTACGGCCACGAGCAGCTGCTGGAGGTCGACCCCGACGTAATCCTCCACCAGTACGGGATCGCCTCCTACTACGACGTGGGGGCGATCCGCGAGGAGCTGTCTGCCCACCCGGTCGCCGGCGAGCTCGCCGCGATAGCGAACGACCGCTTCTACCCCTCCGGCGATCCGGTTCAGGGACCGATCATGAACCTGTTCCAGCTGGAGATGACCGCGAAACAGCTGTTCCCCGACCGGTTCGGCGAGTGGCCAGGCTACGAGCAGGGCGACGACTACCCCCAGATCCCCGCCGACGAGCGCCTGTTCGACCGCGACGCGGTGGCCTCGATCGTCGCCGGAGGGGCGGAATGA
- a CDS encoding Fic family protein, with product MERDDFDEAVPGEIVPTTTPKGTYSAFRPDPLPPSISTEELITPLAEATQALGRLHGIGPRVGSREILIEPFIRKEALESSQIEGTHATLSDIYAYEAGQEALIDEDRQQGTQEVVNYLHALTHGLDAITAGDPITVELLCEMHDRLLSGVRGDEADPGELRTAQNFIGSTPYIQDAKYVPPPPNEIPDLLEDLLEYANQEINLHPLLRIGLIHYQFETIHPFLDGNGRLGRLLISLLLQRDGLLPVPYLYLSSYFNARRSDYVDHLLSVSQHGEWEEWLLFFLRGVQSQADEAHQRANLLVDLREDYQQRYQSERSENILELVMRLFEDPYLDVNTAADWLDVEYSTANRLIGQLEDDGILEELTGKDRNRFYRASEVFQIINKPIDQL from the coding sequence ATGGAGCGAGATGACTTCGACGAGGCCGTTCCCGGTGAGATCGTCCCCACGACGACACCGAAGGGGACGTATTCGGCGTTCCGCCCTGACCCGCTTCCGCCCTCAATCAGTACTGAGGAACTCATTACACCGCTAGCGGAGGCGACACAGGCACTTGGCCGACTTCACGGCATCGGTCCACGTGTCGGCTCAAGGGAGATCCTGATCGAGCCGTTCATCCGAAAAGAAGCGCTGGAGTCCTCGCAAATCGAGGGCACACATGCTACTCTTTCAGACATCTACGCCTATGAGGCTGGACAGGAGGCTCTCATCGACGAAGACAGGCAGCAGGGCACCCAAGAAGTCGTGAACTATCTACACGCGCTGACGCACGGATTGGATGCGATCACAGCTGGCGATCCAATCACCGTCGAATTGCTATGCGAGATGCACGACCGGTTGCTTTCGGGTGTCCGTGGGGATGAGGCTGACCCAGGAGAACTCCGTACGGCTCAGAACTTTATCGGCAGTACGCCATACATCCAAGACGCCAAGTACGTGCCGCCGCCCCCGAACGAGATCCCCGACCTTCTCGAAGACTTGCTCGAGTATGCGAACCAAGAGATAAATCTACATCCACTTCTCCGAATCGGGCTGATCCACTACCAGTTCGAGACGATTCACCCGTTTCTCGATGGGAACGGACGACTCGGGCGGCTATTGATCAGTCTTCTCTTGCAACGTGATGGTCTCTTGCCCGTGCCGTATCTCTACCTGAGTTCGTATTTCAACGCACGACGGTCAGATTACGTTGATCATCTCTTGTCAGTCAGTCAGCACGGTGAATGGGAAGAGTGGCTCCTGTTTTTTCTGCGTGGCGTGCAGTCGCAAGCAGATGAGGCCCACCAGCGGGCCAACCTGCTAGTCGACCTCCGAGAAGACTATCAACAGCGCTATCAGAGCGAGCGGTCTGAGAATATCCTTGAACTGGTGATGCGGCTCTTCGAAGATCCGTACCTGGACGTGAACACAGCAGCCGACTGGTTGGATGTCGAATACAGCACGGCTAACCGACTGATCGGACAGCTCGAAGATGACGGAATACTCGAAGAACTCACCGGGAAAGATCGGAATCGGTTCTACCGGGCGAGCGAAGTCTTCCAGATCATCAACAAGCCGATCGACCAACTCTGA
- a CDS encoding FAD-dependent oxidoreductase has protein sequence MTGEPTASRDVVVVGGGVAGLSAAVYTARQGLDTLVVDPGGSILRRNARLENFPGFPLGVDARRLLDLLGEQAETAGADRLDARVARVSPVDGDPDPAADAADGARFVVATDDGDRTRARHVVAATKNEVGYLADLDGVAIVDRGKEYVDADERGRTGVAGLYAAGRLARKPHQAAVCAGHGAEVAVTLLEESDEPFYHDWVAPEGYFTDRDRDVPPGCEEIDADERREREAAALDATRERFAEPHPDPQETHPSLED, from the coding sequence ATGACCGGCGAACCGACCGCATCGCGCGACGTCGTCGTCGTCGGTGGCGGGGTCGCTGGCCTCTCGGCGGCCGTCTACACCGCGCGGCAGGGCCTCGACACCCTCGTCGTCGACCCGGGCGGTTCGATTCTCCGGCGGAACGCCCGCCTGGAGAACTTCCCCGGCTTCCCGCTCGGCGTCGACGCGCGTCGACTACTTGACCTGCTCGGCGAGCAGGCGGAGACCGCCGGCGCGGACCGCCTCGACGCGCGCGTCGCCCGGGTCTCGCCCGTCGACGGCGACCCTGATCCCGCCGCCGACGCAGCCGACGGCGCTCGATTCGTCGTCGCGACCGACGACGGCGACCGGACCCGGGCGCGGCACGTCGTCGCCGCGACGAAGAACGAGGTCGGCTACCTGGCGGATCTCGACGGCGTCGCGATCGTCGACCGCGGGAAGGAGTACGTCGACGCGGACGAGCGCGGCCGGACCGGTGTCGCCGGGCTGTACGCCGCGGGACGACTCGCCCGGAAACCACATCAGGCAGCGGTGTGCGCCGGCCACGGCGCCGAGGTCGCCGTGACGCTGCTGGAGGAGTCCGACGAGCCGTTCTACCACGACTGGGTCGCGCCCGAGGGGTACTTCACCGACCGCGACCGCGACGTGCCGCCGGGATGCGAGGAGATCGACGCAGACGAGCGCCGCGAGCGGGAGGCGGCCGCGCTCGACGCGACCCGCGAGCGGTTCGCCGAGCCGCACCCGGACCCGCAGGAGACGCACCCGAGCCTGGAGGACTGA
- a CDS encoding ABC transporter substrate-binding protein: protein MLNEDAVPEESTRRAFAKYGGTVALGGLLAGCTGGDAESDPAGSGGNETDLTGGEADSSDASATDDTDDGSYTASISPTGEVTFESPPETVFTRLTHHAGMAFALGRSDGLTAMHAPDYYDGLWNQFVERLPGVSLDWSGLYSSWQPDKEKLYALDSDVHLADPAWITRQDAWDREDIDEIAERVSPWFGNSLSDRHQEPTGEWADGYQYYGLWEQFEIVADAFRERERYEALAGVREDLLATIDERLPPESERPTAIMIAAADIEQIYAYTLSNPGFLTSHTRPLGPRDAFEGSVESGTVVDFETILEADPDVILYLGGFEPGTAMAGRRAAFEDDPVGAEVTAVKNGRIHPQGARYQGPILNLFQLEMTAKQLYPEVFGEWPRYEEGLYPEIPAEERLFDRQRVADAINGDL from the coding sequence ATGCTCAACGAGGACGCGGTACCCGAGGAATCGACCCGCAGAGCGTTCGCGAAGTACGGCGGTACGGTCGCTCTCGGCGGCCTGCTCGCCGGGTGTACCGGCGGCGACGCCGAGTCGGACCCGGCCGGTTCCGGCGGGAACGAGACCGACTTGACCGGCGGCGAGGCGGACAGCTCGGACGCCTCCGCGACGGACGATACCGACGACGGGAGCTACACGGCGTCCATCTCGCCCACCGGCGAGGTGACGTTCGAGTCGCCGCCGGAGACCGTGTTCACCCGGCTCACGCACCACGCGGGCATGGCGTTCGCGCTGGGGCGGAGCGACGGGCTCACCGCGATGCACGCGCCGGACTACTACGACGGCCTCTGGAACCAGTTCGTCGAGCGGCTCCCCGGCGTTTCGCTCGACTGGTCGGGGCTCTACTCCTCGTGGCAGCCCGACAAGGAGAAGCTGTACGCGCTCGACAGCGACGTCCACCTCGCGGACCCGGCGTGGATCACCCGGCAGGACGCCTGGGACCGCGAGGACATCGACGAGATCGCCGAGCGCGTCTCGCCGTGGTTCGGCAACTCGCTCTCGGACCGCCACCAGGAGCCGACCGGCGAGTGGGCCGACGGCTACCAGTACTACGGCCTCTGGGAGCAGTTCGAGATCGTCGCCGACGCGTTCCGGGAGCGCGAGCGCTACGAGGCGCTCGCGGGCGTCCGCGAGGACCTCCTCGCGACGATCGACGAGCGGCTCCCGCCGGAGTCTGAGCGCCCGACGGCGATCATGATCGCCGCCGCCGACATCGAGCAGATCTACGCGTACACGCTGAGCAATCCCGGCTTCCTCACGTCGCACACGCGCCCGCTCGGGCCCCGCGACGCCTTCGAGGGGAGCGTCGAGTCCGGTACCGTCGTCGACTTCGAGACGATACTGGAGGCCGACCCCGACGTCATCCTCTACCTCGGCGGCTTCGAGCCCGGGACCGCCATGGCCGGGCGGCGGGCCGCCTTCGAGGACGACCCGGTCGGCGCGGAGGTCACGGCGGTGAAAAACGGCCGGATCCACCCGCAGGGCGCCCGGTACCAGGGGCCGATCCTCAACCTCTTCCAGCTGGAGATGACCGCGAAGCAGCTGTACCCCGAGGTGTTCGGCGAGTGGCCGCGCTACGAGGAGGGGCTGTACCCGGAGATCCCGGCGGAAGAGCGGCTGTTCGACCGGCAGCGGGTCGCGGACGCGATCAACGGGGACCTGTAG
- a CDS encoding serine/threonine-protein kinase RIO2, with the protein MVRNVAGDMAELDPEDFYLLSGVEQGMRFSEWVRRDKLPEYADLTREEVDYRIDRCLDRELIERKTIQYEGYQLTFEGYDALALRTFAERETIDGVGSPLGLGKEGDVYEAQSFRPLALKYHREGYTNFREVNREREYTADRDHVSWLYTARKAAEREYEAMEELYPDVSVPRPVDHNRHAIVMEKFAGAELSRATLDPEQAVGVLDLILRELATAYDLGWIHADASEHNVAVAESGITIFDWPQAVSVDHENAREFLERDVENLVRYFARKYPHEVPRDADTDGVAAAIADGSFESVRAFGAE; encoded by the coding sequence ATGGTGCGAAACGTCGCCGGCGACATGGCGGAGCTCGACCCCGAGGACTTCTACCTCCTCTCGGGCGTCGAGCAGGGGATGCGCTTCTCGGAGTGGGTCCGCCGCGACAAGCTCCCGGAGTACGCCGACCTCACGCGCGAGGAGGTCGACTACCGCATCGACCGGTGTCTCGACCGCGAGCTGATCGAGCGGAAGACGATCCAGTACGAGGGGTACCAGCTCACCTTCGAGGGGTACGACGCCCTGGCGCTCCGGACGTTCGCCGAGCGCGAGACGATCGACGGCGTGGGATCGCCGCTCGGGCTCGGGAAGGAGGGCGACGTGTACGAGGCGCAGTCGTTCCGGCCGCTCGCCCTGAAGTACCACCGCGAGGGATACACCAACTTCCGCGAGGTGAACCGCGAGCGCGAGTACACCGCCGACCGGGACCACGTCTCGTGGCTCTACACCGCGCGCAAGGCGGCCGAACGCGAGTACGAGGCGATGGAGGAGCTGTACCCCGACGTGAGCGTCCCCCGACCGGTCGACCACAATCGACACGCCATCGTGATGGAGAAGTTCGCGGGGGCGGAGCTGTCGCGCGCGACACTCGACCCCGAGCAGGCGGTCGGCGTCCTCGACCTGATCCTGCGCGAGCTCGCGACCGCGTACGACCTGGGCTGGATCCACGCCGACGCCTCCGAACACAACGTCGCGGTCGCCGAGAGCGGCATCACGATCTTCGACTGGCCGCAGGCGGTGTCCGTCGACCACGAGAACGCCCGGGAGTTCCTCGAACGCGACGTCGAGAACCTCGTGCGCTACTTCGCCCGGAAGTATCCCCACGAGGTGCCCCGAGACGCCGACACCGACGGAGTCGCCGCCGCTATCGCCGACGGCTCGTTCGAGAGCGTTCGGGCGTTCGGCGCCGAATAA
- a CDS encoding biotin/lipoate A/B protein ligase family protein, whose protein sequence is MTAPAVDWRLIREEARPGPMQMALDEVAAETAAAGGPATLRTYRWEPSCLTLGRHQEPETVDWEFCEREGIDVTRRQTGGGGIYHDGRGDIAYSIAVPAESVPGELLDCYHLLCEPVLDAFDRLGVDADYVDEPMPELYRPACYLRELHPAHDVVAQGPEGDRHRKIAGNAQYRKREAVIQHGSLTFSVDAAHHLGVFADPPVTPEGFRERVVGTDELVDVDRADAVAAVEAALSDWAGDAPEATVDLDGSWTDAELERAEEIVAEKYRDEAWIRTRPGNGGA, encoded by the coding sequence ATGACCGCGCCCGCCGTCGACTGGCGGCTGATCCGCGAGGAGGCCCGCCCCGGACCGATGCAGATGGCGCTCGACGAGGTCGCCGCCGAGACCGCCGCCGCGGGAGGGCCCGCCACGCTCCGTACGTACCGCTGGGAGCCGAGCTGCCTCACCCTCGGCCGCCACCAGGAGCCGGAGACGGTCGACTGGGAGTTCTGCGAGCGCGAGGGGATCGACGTCACGCGCCGACAGACGGGCGGGGGCGGGATCTACCACGACGGTCGGGGGGACATCGCGTACTCGATCGCGGTTCCCGCGGAGTCGGTGCCGGGCGAACTGCTCGACTGTTACCATCTCCTGTGTGAACCCGTCCTCGACGCGTTCGACCGGCTCGGGGTCGACGCCGACTACGTCGACGAGCCGATGCCGGAGCTGTACCGCCCGGCCTGCTACCTCCGGGAACTCCATCCGGCGCACGACGTGGTGGCGCAGGGTCCCGAGGGCGATCGACACCGGAAGATCGCCGGCAACGCGCAGTACCGCAAGCGGGAGGCGGTGATCCAACACGGGTCGCTGACGTTCTCGGTCGACGCGGCGCATCACCTCGGCGTCTTCGCCGACCCGCCGGTGACGCCCGAGGGGTTCCGCGAGCGCGTCGTCGGGACGGACGAGTTGGTCGACGTCGACCGCGCGGACGCGGTGGCGGCCGTCGAGGCGGCGCTTTCCGACTGGGCCGGGGATGCGCCCGAGGCGACCGTGGACCTCGACGGGTCGTGGACGGACGCGGAATTAGAGCGGGCGGAAGAGATCGTCGCGGAGAAGTACCGGGACGAGGCGTGGATCCGGACCCGACCCGGGAACGGCGGGGCGTAG
- a CDS encoding iron ABC transporter permease: MSADRPATDGGSVTGDGSRTVGGESPARRPAEGGRLGWLFEARLLTVAAASLLLVVVAGLVQVSFGAYSMTAGQAWRAVLDPAVLLDPRWLLNFLLGEGLMRTVTGFQGELPELAHETLIVWNIRLPRVLVAVVVGMNLAVSGAIFQAVTRNELASPFILGVSSGAGLMILLTLVVFGGLTAFLPLIAALGGSVAFLIVYAIAWKNGTSPVRLVLAGVIVGTVFNSLQTGLFFFADDIAVVQSAIQWTTGSLTGTDWEQVRTALPWTVAAMGLSLAGSRQLNLLLLGEQTAKSLGMSIEKVRFALSGVAVLAAAASIAVAGIVSFVGLIVPHVVRNLVGSDYKRVIVGCLFVGPALMVGADVGARLGMSVLTGADAQIPVGIVTGLVGGPYFLYLMRRRQNVGDL; encoded by the coding sequence ATGAGCGCCGACCGACCGGCGACCGACGGCGGATCGGTCACGGGCGACGGGAGCCGGACGGTCGGCGGGGAGTCCCCCGCGCGGCGGCCGGCCGAAGGAGGGCGACTCGGGTGGCTGTTCGAGGCGCGGCTGTTGACCGTCGCCGCCGCGAGCCTCCTCTTGGTCGTCGTCGCGGGGCTCGTTCAGGTGAGCTTCGGGGCGTACTCGATGACGGCCGGGCAGGCGTGGCGAGCCGTTCTCGACCCCGCCGTCCTGCTCGACCCGCGGTGGCTGCTCAACTTCCTCCTCGGCGAGGGGCTGATGCGGACCGTCACGGGGTTTCAGGGGGAGCTCCCCGAGCTCGCACACGAGACGCTCATCGTCTGGAACATCCGCCTGCCGCGGGTGCTCGTCGCCGTCGTCGTCGGAATGAACCTCGCGGTTTCTGGGGCCATCTTCCAGGCGGTGACGCGGAACGAGCTCGCGAGCCCGTTCATCCTCGGCGTCTCCTCCGGGGCCGGGCTGATGATTCTTCTCACCCTCGTCGTGTTCGGCGGACTCACGGCGTTCCTGCCGCTGATCGCGGCGCTGGGCGGGTCGGTTGCGTTCCTGATCGTCTACGCCATCGCGTGGAAGAACGGGACCAGCCCCGTACGGCTGGTGCTCGCGGGCGTGATCGTCGGCACCGTCTTCAACAGCCTCCAGACGGGGCTGTTCTTCTTCGCCGACGACATCGCGGTCGTCCAGTCGGCGATCCAGTGGACGACCGGGTCGCTGACCGGAACCGACTGGGAGCAGGTCCGGACGGCGCTCCCGTGGACGGTCGCGGCGATGGGGCTGTCGCTCGCGGGCTCGCGGCAGCTGAACCTCCTCCTGCTCGGCGAGCAGACGGCGAAGTCGCTGGGGATGTCGATCGAGAAGGTGCGGTTCGCGCTCTCCGGCGTCGCCGTGCTGGCGGCGGCCGCCAGCATCGCCGTGGCGGGGATCGTGAGCTTCGTGGGCCTCATCGTCCCCCACGTGGTCCGGAATCTGGTCGGCAGCGACTACAAGCGGGTGATCGTCGGCTGCCTGTTCGTCGGCCCGGCGCTGATGGTCGGCGCCGACGTCGGCGCGCGCCTCGGGATGAGCGTGCTCACGGGCGCCGACGCGCAGATCCCGGTGGGGATCGTCACCGGGCTGGTCGGCGGGCCGTACTTCCTGTACCTGATGCGGCGGCGGCAGAACGTGGGTGACCTCTGA